In one Spirosoma rigui genomic region, the following are encoded:
- a CDS encoding efflux RND transporter periplasmic adaptor subunit, translated as MKFLKVVIPLLLLVALFVFAGVLPRMRNASELKAEASAEKNRDPIVNVVPLKQASDTTGLTLPGQIQPYRQTPLYARTQGFLRRWYVDIGAQVKQGQLLATIDAPELDQDIARAKADQELAQTNLDRLESVKLPGAVATQDIDTRRSGVSVAKANLGRLQALKDLQQVRAPFSGVITSRTAENGTIVSPGSGQPLFTISELGTLRVFVDVPQTYYRYVKVGMPATVVVPELKKVLPGKVVRTSGTLRSESRTLLAEIAIPNPKQELPSGLYSQVKFDMISTSAPVLIPANALQITPQGPRVVVVEPNQHIKFVPITLGRDYGTTIEAATGLTGQERVVTNPNDRLRDGQKVRFRTPVAEKTIVQR; from the coding sequence ATGAAATTCCTCAAAGTAGTTATCCCACTGCTGCTGTTGGTTGCGCTGTTCGTCTTCGCGGGCGTCCTGCCCCGGATGCGCAACGCCAGCGAACTCAAAGCCGAAGCCAGCGCTGAGAAGAACCGGGACCCCATCGTGAACGTAGTGCCGCTGAAACAGGCCTCCGATACAACCGGACTAACGCTGCCCGGTCAGATCCAGCCTTACCGCCAGACGCCCCTATATGCCCGTACGCAGGGTTTTCTCCGGCGGTGGTACGTCGATATCGGCGCTCAGGTGAAACAGGGTCAGTTGCTGGCAACCATCGACGCGCCGGAACTTGACCAGGACATCGCGCGCGCCAAAGCCGATCAGGAGCTGGCCCAGACTAACCTCGATCGTCTGGAAAGCGTGAAGCTGCCGGGGGCCGTAGCCACGCAGGATATTGACACCCGCCGGTCGGGTGTATCGGTGGCGAAAGCGAATTTAGGCCGTTTGCAGGCCTTGAAAGATCTGCAGCAGGTGCGGGCTCCCTTCAGTGGTGTTATCACCAGCCGTACGGCCGAGAATGGAACCATTGTATCGCCGGGGTCAGGCCAGCCACTTTTTACCATTTCTGAGTTGGGTACGCTGCGGGTATTTGTGGACGTTCCCCAGACCTACTATCGCTACGTTAAAGTGGGTATGCCCGCTACGGTGGTCGTTCCCGAACTGAAAAAGGTCCTTCCCGGAAAAGTCGTGCGTACATCGGGTACGTTACGCAGTGAATCCCGGACGTTGCTGGCCGAAATTGCCATTCCAAATCCAAAGCAGGAATTGCCATCGGGCCTGTATAGCCAGGTGAAATTCGACATGATATCGACCAGTGCGCCAGTGCTGATTCCCGCCAATGCGTTGCAGATTACACCACAAGGACCCCGCGTGGTGGTGGTAGAGCCCAATCAGCATATTAAGTTTGTACCCATTACGCTCGGTCGGGATTATGGAACGACTATTGAAGCTGCCACGGGATTAACCGGACAGGAGCGCGTAGTGACCAACCCCAACGATCGACTGCGCGACGGTCAGAAAGTACGCTTTCGGACGCCAGTCGCCGAAAAAACTATAGTTCAACGATGA
- a CDS encoding DUF952 domain-containing protein, with translation MMIFHVVSSEDWSKFEGKSIYEADSLQTEGFIHLSERHQVAGVLDRYYRNVPDLLLLHVDPARLTHEATYEAAPNGELFPHVYGPINKDAIVQIETIDQ, from the coding sequence ATGATGATTTTCCACGTTGTCTCGTCCGAAGACTGGTCGAAGTTTGAGGGTAAGTCGATCTACGAAGCTGACAGCCTGCAAACCGAAGGCTTCATTCACCTCTCCGAACGGCACCAGGTGGCCGGGGTGTTGGATCGGTACTACCGAAACGTACCGGATCTGCTGCTGCTGCACGTCGACCCGGCCCGGCTGACGCACGAAGCAACCTACGAAGCGGCACCCAACGGGGAGCTGTTCCCGCACGTGTATGGACCCATCAACAAAGACGCCATAGTACAAATAGAAACGATAGATCAGTAA